CGGTTACACGTGGTGTTCCAATATCAGGAGTTACGGACATCTTCTCTCCTCCGAGGCGCCGCATTTGACCGGCGGCTGGAGCAAATACATGTATGTTTATCCGAAGAGCCACGTGTTCAAGATCGGGGACGACGTGTCGGATGAAATGGCCGTTTTGGCCGAGCCCATGTGCGTTACTTACGGCCTGGACATTGCCAAGGGGCATTCCTCGCTCCCCAACGAGGGTTTCATGGCGGGAGACACGGTTGTGGTGCTTGGGGTCGGGCCGCTCGGAATGTGCCATGTGATGAAGGCGCGCATGCTTGGGGCCGGCAACGTCATCGCCACCGACATGTCCGATTATCGTTTAAAAATGGCCCGGGAATTCGGGGCCGACCATGTCTTTAACGCCGGGTCTCAGAAACCGCAGGAAATCGGCGCGGTGGTAAAGGATATGACCGATGGCCGCGGCGCCGACGTGGTAGTGACGTGCACCGGCATGCCGAAATCGCTGATCGAGGGAATTGAGATGCTGCGCAAAGGCGGCACACTGGTTGAGGTCGGCAGTTTTGTTGACAAGGGGGAGATTCCGATCAATCCCCACAAGCATCTGTGCTCTAAAAACATCCGTTTGATCGGGATGACGAACCTGGCGTACGTGGGGTATTTGCCGGAGTTGCGGATGATGAAGGCATGGTCGAAATATTTTAATTTCAACAAGCTGGTCACGCACAAATATGCCATGGAAGACGCCGAAAAAGCCCTGCTGAAATCCATGGAGCCGGATTCAATGAAAGTGGCGATCAAACCAGATTAAAAACATGTTGCCGGCAATCAACGGAGCGACGACGTTAAAATCATCCCTGGAAGCCGATATCGCGGCGGCCGGTCGGGTAGGGTTCGGCTGTCTGGAAATAACGCTTGCCAAGCTGGAGGAATATCTGCGGCATAATTCCGTCCGCGATCTTTTGATGTGTTTTGAGAAAAGCCGGGTCCGCCCCTTCTCAATCAACGCCTATGACGGCGGCACGCTTTTTGACAACCAGGCGGAGCGGGACACGGGCCGGCAGCGCTTTCGCGATATCTGCGCTCTGGCGAGAAGTATTGGCTGCCGTTACGTGGTGGCGATTCCTTCGTTTCTGGAGCGGGAAGGGACGGTCCCCGAAAAGGAAATCGTCCGGAAAACATCGGAGGTTTTGGAGGAATATTGCGCCATCGCGCTCGGATACGAAGTGCGCGTGGCCTTTGAATTTCTGGGGTTTCGCAAATGTTCGGTCAATAACATGCGGATGAGCGCGCAGGTTGTCAAGAAGGCTGCGGCGAAAAATCTCGGTCTGGTGCTGGATACATTTCATTTCTTTATCAGCGGTTCCGACCCGTCCGCGCTTGAAAAGGAGTGTGTCGGTAAAATATCCATCGTGCACATCAATGATTGCGAGGATTTGCCGAAAAACACGTTGGAGGACAAACACAGATTGTTTCCGGGGGACGGCGTTATTCCGCTGGATAAAATTCTGGCGGCGCTGAAGGCCGGCGGATACGAAGGCGTTGTTTCCGTGGAACTGTTCAGGCCGGAATACTGGGCCTGGCCGCCGGAGAAAACAATGCGCATGGCTTATGACAGGATGAGCGAAGTGTTAAAAAATGTTCGCTGGAAATAACGATCGGTAATCATTAACGGCATTACAATGAAGTTTGGACTGGTCTTGTCAACGAATACGACGCGGTTTTCAGCCGTCAGTTACAGCGGCGACCTCGCGCGCAGCATCGGCCGGGCGGCCGCGCTGGGATACGACGGTATTGAACTGGCCGTGCGCGACCCGGCTCTGGTTGACTCAAAACGGCTGAAAAAGATCATCAGTTCGGCCGGCATGGAAGTTCCCGCCATCGGCACCGGCCAGGCATTTCTGGAGGAAGGCTTAAGTTTAACCGACCCGCGGAAGGAAATCAGGAAAAAGGCCGTTGAGCGGATCAGGGCCCATGTTTGTTTCGCGGCTGAATTCAATGCGGCGGTAATCATCGGGCTGATCAGGGGCCGCGGCCGTGAAAACGGCGGCGAGGAGCGCGGGCTTTTTGAGGAATCCCTGGCCGTGTGCGCGGGATTTGCCGCGAGAAAAGGCGTGAAACTTTTTATTGAGCCCCTGAACCGTTACGAGACAAGGCTCATAAACACCATTGAAGAAGGCGGCGAGCTTGTCAGGAAGATCAAACATGACAACCTGAAGCTTTTGATAGACACGTTCCATATGAATATTGAGGAGCCTTCCATTTGCGGGAGCATTGTGAAGGCGAAACCTTTTCTCGGACATGTGCATTTTTCCGACAGCAACCGCCGCCCCCCGGGCTGCGGCCACCTGGGGTTTTTAGATGTCATGGATGTGCTCAAAGGCATTGGTTATAATAAATATATCTCAATGGAAATGATGCCGTGGCCCACGCCCGCCGAAGCGGCGCGGCAAAGTGTTGAATATATAAAAGGCATTTTAACGAAAGGAACAACGAAATGAATAAAAAACATGACAGGGGCGAGAAGATTGTAAAAGAACTGTTTGCGACGGCGGAAAAAGAATTCCGGCATGAAAAATGTCTCTCTCCCTACGAATACATAATGAACCACGGCTATGACAATCTCGGCGAAGATGACATCGAGGCCGTGGCCGCGTATTACGGTTATCCGCACCCGAACCGTTTGAACGATCCGAAATACTTTTTCTGCCACGCCCCCTTCGGCGACGTTTATCCGGAGATATTGAAGACGCGCAGCGTCATTTTTGTCACCGGCTCCATGGAACTGCACGGCGCCATGAGCAATCTGTTCCAGGACGGCCACCAGTGCCTGGCGATCGCCTATGCCATGCGTCAAAAAACCGGGATCATGCTGGCTTTCCCGACCGGCGCCGGCTCGCACCCCTCGCACCATTGTTACATGCCGGGAACCACGATCATCCCTGAAAAAACGCACATAAATACCATTTTCTGGAACATGGTCGGCCTTTACAATATGGGCTTCAGGAATATCATCAACCTGCAGAACCACGGACAGGAATACGTGAACCAGCACGCCATTCATAAGTTCGGCAAGACGACCGGCTGCCCGGCGATCATCATGGAGACGGAATGGTATACCTGGCAGATGAAGGGGTTTGACCCGAGGCGCAAATCCTGCAAATTGAAGTCGCCCTTCATCCATGCGGACGAGGCGGAAACTTCCTATCAGATGGCAACCGGCCCAATGGAAAGCGTCAACATGAAGTATGCCGTCAAAACCGAACCGGCGGGTTCGTTGAGGTATAGTCCAACCACCAAGGCCGGCGCGCTCACGCCGGGCATTTCGGTCTGGCACCAGTTTTATCCGCAGGGCATGGAATGGAAAAAAACTCCGGCCGGCGTGGTCGGAGACCCGACCGGCGCTTCGCCGGAAAAAGCCGTGCGCCCCTTGTGCGTTTATTCCATGCAGTTGCATTTCTACATCAGGGAATCCATGAAGGTGGTGCGGGACGATAAAAAATTCCTGAGCGACGATTTTTGCCTTGCGCCGATCGGCGAGGTGCGGGATTATGCCCTCATGCCGCCTTATGAATCCATGCTGAAGGAAAACAAAATCCCTTCAAACTCAAAATGGAAATCCATCTACCGTCATCCCTCCATCATGGCCATGATGGGTGTTGATTGAACCAGATGATTATGGCAGAATATGATTCAATTCGCGGGAGGTCTTAAATGCAGGAAATTGCAGGAAATACTATGAATAATTCAACGTTAAGCCGAAATCAGATAAGAATCGGTATAGTCGGTTTGACCGGCCGCGGCATAATCGCCAGGCATTTCCATAAACCGGCGGGGAAATCGGTCGTTACAGCCGGCATGGATACAAGCGACAAGGCCTTTGCCATTTTTAAGCGGGAAATAAACAAAGACGCGTATCTTACCAAAAATATTGACGACCTGCTCTCCAGGGATATTGACGCGGTCGTCATAACCAGCCCTGATTTTACTCATGCGGAATACGCCATCAAGGCTTTGCAAGCCGGAAAACATGTCTATTGCGACAAGCCCATGGGCATTACCATTGCGCAATGCGACGAAATGCTGGAGGCATGGCAAAAGTCCGGGAAACATTTCATGGTCGGATTCAACATGCGTTACATGAACATTTTCCGTGTAATGAAAGATATTGTGGATTCGGGGGACATCGGCGAAGTGAAGGCGGTCTGGGTAAGACATTTTGTCGGACCGGGCGGCAACTGGTATTATCATGACTGGCATGGCGCCAGGAAAAATTCCACCAGCTTGTTGCTGCAAAAAGCCTCGCATGATATTGACATGATTCATTGGATAACCGGCCAGTATACGAAACGTGTTTCGGCTATGGGCAGTCTGGATTATTACGGCGGGGACAAACCCAACGACTTGCGTTGTCCCGATTGTCCGGACAAGGATACCTGCGTTGAATACCAGCATATCGGAGACAGTCTGCGCTCCAATCAAATGGATATGTGCGTGTTCAGGAAGGAAGTCGACGTGGAAGACAACAGCGCCGTCATGATGGAACTGGCGAACGGCATCAAAGCCACCTATCAGCAGTGTCATTACACGCCGGATTACTGGCGCAATTACGTGTTTATCGGCACCGAGGGGCGACTGGAAAACCTTGACGATAATTGCCGGGTCGCGGTAAAATTGCGGCAGAGGTCCAAGCGCTGGAAAAATCTGGCGGCCGACCGTGTTTACAACATCAGGCAGGCGGAAGGCGGGCACGGCGGGGCCGATCCGATCATTTGCAATGATTTTCTGGAACTGCTTCTGACCGGTAAAAGGCCGGTTTCCACACCCCTGGCCGGCAGGATGAGCGTTGCGGTAGGCTGTAAGGCAACCGAGTCAATGCGCAACAAGAGCAGGGCGCTGGATATCCCCGAACTTCCGGCGAGTATTCGGGACAAAGTATATTAGACACATGAAAGCAATGTTTAATAATCCATTCAAAAAAGAAGGCAACTGGTACAAGGGCAATCTGCATACGCATACGACCAATTCCGACGGCCTGCTTTCGCCGCCGGAAATGATCGGGCAATACAGGAAGAAAAATTACGACTTTGTCTGCATAACCGATCACAACCGAAGGACTGATGTTGCCTGTTATTCGGATGAAAAATTTCTTGCCATCTGCGGGGAAGAAATAGGTGCTTATAGAGACGGCAAGGAAAAGGATCGCTATGATTTTGATATTGTAGCCGTCAATACCAGGATGCCGCTTGCCGGAAAATGCCGCAATATGCCGGCCCAAAAGGTTATTGAAATGATCCGGCATGACGGCGGCGAGGCCATCATCGCGCATCCTTATTTCATGGTCGGCTGCAGCACGGCCCAAGACATAATGGCCTTGGAAGATTTCATTGGCATGGAGGTATACAATACCAGCGTTGAAATGTGTTCCGGCAGGGGCTACTCCGGCGTTTACTGGGATGAACTGCTCTGTGCCGGAAGAAGAGTCTGGGGAATTGCCGCGGACGACGCCCACTGGCATTTCAACGAGTTCAGGCCGAACGACACGGCCGTGAGCAGCGTCATGGTAAAGACGGAGAAATTGACGGTGGAAAACATCATGGATTCCCTGCGGCAGGGATATTTTTATTCAACCAACGGTCCGCTCATCGGAGATTTGGCAATTACTGGGGATACAATCCGGATCAAGACCGATCCTGTAAGAATCATAAATTTCATGGGCGGACGCAGCTTCAGGAAACTGACGGCTTCGGCGGACAAATTGTTGACCGAGGCCGAATGTAAACTGACCGGAAAAGACAATTTCGTCAGGATCGAATGCGCCGACGATAAAGGGCATACCGCATGGACAAATCCAGTCTTTCT
The Kiritimatiellia bacterium DNA segment above includes these coding regions:
- a CDS encoding zinc-binding dehydrogenase, which gives rise to MQKKNVKAVVMAGPGKIEVREFPAPPLEKGALLVEILLSGVCGTDKHGYKGEAVQYAGTEREINGPYPAVPGHENVGRVVEITPEAARQMEFSGKELKVGDRVIISPDILCGECYYCRNGFGYTWCSNIRSYGHLLSSEAPHLTGGWSKYMYVYPKSHVFKIGDDVSDEMAVLAEPMCVTYGLDIAKGHSSLPNEGFMAGDTVVVLGVGPLGMCHVMKARMLGAGNVIATDMSDYRLKMAREFGADHVFNAGSQKPQEIGAVVKDMTDGRGADVVVTCTGMPKSLIEGIEMLRKGGTLVEVGSFVDKGEIPINPHKHLCSKNIRLIGMTNLAYVGYLPELRMMKAWSKYFNFNKLVTHKYAMEDAEKALLKSMEPDSMKVAIKPD
- the iolO gene encoding 5-keto-L-gluconate epimerase — encoded protein: MKFGLVLSTNTTRFSAVSYSGDLARSIGRAAALGYDGIELAVRDPALVDSKRLKKIISSAGMEVPAIGTGQAFLEEGLSLTDPRKEIRKKAVERIRAHVCFAAEFNAAVIIGLIRGRGRENGGEERGLFEESLAVCAGFAARKGVKLFIEPLNRYETRLINTIEEGGELVRKIKHDNLKLLIDTFHMNIEEPSICGSIVKAKPFLGHVHFSDSNRRPPGCGHLGFLDVMDVLKGIGYNKYISMEMMPWPTPAEAARQSVEYIKGILTKGTTK
- a CDS encoding creatininase family protein, giving the protein MNKKHDRGEKIVKELFATAEKEFRHEKCLSPYEYIMNHGYDNLGEDDIEAVAAYYGYPHPNRLNDPKYFFCHAPFGDVYPEILKTRSVIFVTGSMELHGAMSNLFQDGHQCLAIAYAMRQKTGIMLAFPTGAGSHPSHHCYMPGTTIIPEKTHINTIFWNMVGLYNMGFRNIINLQNHGQEYVNQHAIHKFGKTTGCPAIIMETEWYTWQMKGFDPRRKSCKLKSPFIHADEAETSYQMATGPMESVNMKYAVKTEPAGSLRYSPTTKAGALTPGISVWHQFYPQGMEWKKTPAGVVGDPTGASPEKAVRPLCVYSMQLHFYIRESMKVVRDDKKFLSDDFCLAPIGEVRDYALMPPYESMLKENKIPSNSKWKSIYRHPSIMAMMGVD
- a CDS encoding sugar phosphate isomerase/epimerase, with product MLPAINGATTLKSSLEADIAAAGRVGFGCLEITLAKLEEYLRHNSVRDLLMCFEKSRVRPFSINAYDGGTLFDNQAERDTGRQRFRDICALARSIGCRYVVAIPSFLEREGTVPEKEIVRKTSEVLEEYCAIALGYEVRVAFEFLGFRKCSVNNMRMSAQVVKKAAAKNLGLVLDTFHFFISGSDPSALEKECVGKISIVHINDCEDLPKNTLEDKHRLFPGDGVIPLDKILAALKAGGYEGVVSVELFRPEYWAWPPEKTMRMAYDRMSEVLKNVRWK
- a CDS encoding Gfo/Idh/MocA family oxidoreductase, which produces MNNSTLSRNQIRIGIVGLTGRGIIARHFHKPAGKSVVTAGMDTSDKAFAIFKREINKDAYLTKNIDDLLSRDIDAVVITSPDFTHAEYAIKALQAGKHVYCDKPMGITIAQCDEMLEAWQKSGKHFMVGFNMRYMNIFRVMKDIVDSGDIGEVKAVWVRHFVGPGGNWYYHDWHGARKNSTSLLLQKASHDIDMIHWITGQYTKRVSAMGSLDYYGGDKPNDLRCPDCPDKDTCVEYQHIGDSLRSNQMDMCVFRKEVDVEDNSAVMMELANGIKATYQQCHYTPDYWRNYVFIGTEGRLENLDDNCRVAVKLRQRSKRWKNLAADRVYNIRQAEGGHGGADPIICNDFLELLLTGKRPVSTPLAGRMSVAVGCKATESMRNKSRALDIPELPASIRDKVY
- a CDS encoding CehA/McbA family metallohydrolase → MKAMFNNPFKKEGNWYKGNLHTHTTNSDGLLSPPEMIGQYRKKNYDFVCITDHNRRTDVACYSDEKFLAICGEEIGAYRDGKEKDRYDFDIVAVNTRMPLAGKCRNMPAQKVIEMIRHDGGEAIIAHPYFMVGCSTAQDIMALEDFIGMEVYNTSVEMCSGRGYSGVYWDELLCAGRRVWGIAADDAHWHFNEFRPNDTAVSSVMVKTEKLTVENIMDSLRQGYFYSTNGPLIGDLAITGDTIRIKTDPVRIINFMGGRSFRKLTASADKLLTEAECKLTGKDNFVRIECADDKGHTAWTNPVFLN